In Acinetobacter sp. C32I, one genomic interval encodes:
- the purN gene encoding phosphoribosylglycinamide formyltransferase, whose product MMRIAVLVSGNGSNLQALIDANLSGQIIGVLSNKADAYALQRAKDANIATAVISHKDYPNRESFDDAMHQQLLAWQVDLVILAGFMRILTPRFVSKWQGKMLNIHPSLLPFYKGVNTHQRVLNTGDRLHGCTVHFVTAELDAGQSIAQSAIQVGLQDSVTSLAQRVHELEHFIYPQVAQWFCTGQLTWQNGQAYFNQKPLERPIQFAQF is encoded by the coding sequence ATAATGAGAATTGCTGTCCTTGTCTCTGGCAACGGTAGCAACTTACAGGCCCTGATCGATGCAAATCTTTCAGGGCAAATCATTGGTGTCTTATCCAACAAAGCAGATGCTTATGCATTGCAACGTGCCAAAGATGCCAATATTGCGACCGCTGTTATTTCACATAAAGATTATCCAAATCGCGAAAGCTTCGATGACGCCATGCATCAGCAATTGTTGGCATGGCAAGTTGACCTCGTGATCCTTGCTGGTTTCATGCGGATTTTAACACCACGTTTTGTTAGCAAATGGCAAGGCAAAATGTTAAATATCCACCCTTCTCTGCTGCCTTTCTACAAAGGTGTGAATACACATCAACGTGTATTAAATACCGGGGATCGCTTGCATGGCTGTACCGTTCATTTTGTCACAGCAGAACTTGATGCTGGACAAAGTATTGCGCAATCGGCAATTCAAGTTGGTTTGCAGGATTCGGTAACAAGCTTGGCGCAACGTGTGCATGAACTTGAACACTTTATCTATCCTCAAGTTGCACAATGGTTCTGTACAGGTCAACTGACCTGGCAAAACGGTCAAGCCTATTTCAATCAAAAACCTTTAGAACGGCCGATTCAGTTTGCACAATTCTAA
- the cxpE gene encoding chloramphenicol efflux transporter CxpE: MQDQVLRRIFILAGLALFLWVLYLLKPIVIPFVGAFFIAYLFSPLVDVLVKIKLPRWLAISIVFIGIGVTLTMVLWFLVPLIWKQLMYARDSIPAGIHWINATFLPWVSHTFNVVPMEIDTEQITKAFMDYIQTNYSADSIQTMALRVAQSGLNFIQLGGVVILIPIISFYFLLDWERMLQSFRRLIPRPYEASTLTIVRECHSVLGAFVKGQFLVMLLLGIVYAVGLQLIGLEVGLIIGMIAGLASIIPYLGFGVGIIAAVIATLFQFGLDWTQLLLVGVVFMIGQMVEGYILQPFLLGDKIGLSPVAVVFAVLAGAQLGGFLGMLIALPVAAVIVVLLKHARDNYEKSRLYGLPTEVVLAEGETQHINVETGHVELDIQIKNSQDTETSNSNDLK; encoded by the coding sequence ATGCAAGATCAGGTACTACGTCGTATCTTTATCCTCGCTGGGCTCGCATTATTTCTCTGGGTACTCTATTTATTAAAGCCCATAGTGATTCCTTTTGTCGGTGCTTTTTTCATTGCCTACTTATTTAGCCCACTGGTTGATGTTCTTGTAAAAATTAAGCTGCCGCGTTGGCTTGCAATCAGTATCGTGTTTATTGGGATCGGCGTGACTTTGACCATGGTTTTATGGTTCCTAGTACCACTGATTTGGAAACAATTGATGTATGCGCGGGATAGTATTCCTGCGGGAATTCATTGGATTAATGCAACCTTCTTACCGTGGGTATCACATACTTTTAATGTGGTGCCGATGGAAATCGATACTGAACAAATTACCAAAGCGTTCATGGATTATATTCAGACCAACTACAGTGCTGACAGTATTCAAACCATGGCTTTAAGAGTTGCCCAATCTGGATTGAACTTTATTCAGTTGGGTGGTGTGGTGATTTTAATTCCAATTATCTCTTTCTACTTTTTACTTGATTGGGAGAGAATGCTACAAAGCTTTAGACGTTTAATTCCACGTCCTTATGAAGCGTCAACGTTAACCATCGTTCGTGAATGTCATAGTGTATTAGGTGCTTTTGTAAAAGGTCAATTCCTCGTTATGCTTTTATTAGGCATTGTTTATGCTGTTGGCTTACAACTGATTGGTCTTGAGGTTGGCTTGATTATTGGAATGATTGCCGGTTTAGCCAGTATTATTCCTTATTTAGGCTTTGGTGTCGGCATTATCGCTGCTGTTATTGCAACCCTGTTTCAATTTGGCTTAGATTGGACACAGCTGCTTCTGGTTGGTGTTGTGTTTATGATTGGCCAGATGGTCGAAGGCTATATTCTTCAACCCTTCTTATTGGGTGATAAAATTGGTTTATCTCCTGTAGCTGTTGTTTTCGCAGTACTCGCTGGCGCACAATTAGGTGGTTTCCTTGGAATGCTGATCGCTTTACCTGTGGCTGCTGTGATTGTTGTGCTATTGAAACATGCACGGGATAATTATGAAAAAAGTCGCTTATATGGCTTGCCAACTGAAGTTGTGTTGGCAGAAGGGGAAACTCAACACATAAATGTTGAAACTGGCCATGTAGAGCTTGATATTCAAATTAAAAACTCTCAAGATACAGAGACTTCAAACTCGAATGACTTAAAGTAA
- the rbtA gene encoding rhombotarget A codes for MLKRTLACALFAITGHAYSADIQVTTLVDEDKDDGVCSLREAVEFLNKRSQKEFENGYHGCGNKDATSNIVLQRDQTYQINSALNIEAAATIRTAASDGFNDNKKGLNNATIKMVGSDRIFVIDDNNVESALLAVSLVELNLQGASNKVNDGGLILNRESLSIQYSRLTGGLANRGGAIYNAGVSSDAKNTAGYVYINNSIIQNNKADQGAVIYSEMPMYLIAQSVIRDNEGMAGANGALLYVQTGFNNDTISGALVTGISGIRSSTIFHNKGGYVANIREGMVLNNNTIIKNAAGLYLQSLNFKVTTEEDVNGEKKETVKEYPSSYVSNSILVSNGNTNCANTSDDTTIVQSNLTTSDCDRNAEKRLPNFMWNQNDPEQALIAGGTNDEGICAAPPAKGLLCPYSIPKDQMLGFFKPRLLTSYKLLSDSLIVNKGRIYSDGTTFSTANCEATDQRGKSRTGFNELCDLGAVELIVNRGEIPIVGQDILYGQVAKFSIADSLLDGELLDPATCEAQLGKRSDGQPWKVGCLEVVQTQTPSKGKTSIDQDGNVTYVPDSDWHGADKFNLRVMTTTTRFNDVSNYFIDIPATIVQDPPNTFKSKTVSTGSFGMGAILMLLGLVGLRRFKS; via the coding sequence ATGCTCAAACGGACGCTTGCCTGCGCTTTATTTGCGATTACTGGACATGCATATTCTGCGGATATTCAAGTCACAACATTAGTTGATGAAGATAAAGATGATGGCGTTTGTTCATTACGAGAAGCCGTCGAGTTTTTAAATAAGAGAAGTCAAAAAGAATTTGAAAATGGTTACCACGGGTGCGGTAATAAAGATGCAACCAGTAATATTGTTTTGCAGCGTGACCAAACCTATCAAATCAATTCAGCATTAAACATCGAAGCGGCAGCTACAATTCGGACTGCAGCTAGTGATGGCTTTAATGATAATAAAAAAGGTTTAAACAATGCGACCATTAAGATGGTGGGTTCTGATCGTATTTTTGTGATTGATGATAATAACGTTGAAAGTGCACTACTTGCAGTCAGTTTAGTTGAGTTGAATTTGCAGGGTGCATCAAATAAAGTGAATGACGGTGGTTTAATTCTCAATCGTGAAAGCTTATCGATTCAATACTCAAGATTGACTGGTGGTTTAGCAAATCGAGGTGGTGCAATTTATAATGCTGGTGTCTCATCAGATGCGAAAAACACAGCAGGGTATGTCTATATTAACAATAGTATTATACAAAATAATAAGGCGGATCAGGGGGCAGTCATTTATAGCGAAATGCCAATGTACCTGATTGCACAATCGGTAATACGGGATAATGAAGGTATGGCAGGTGCCAATGGTGCTTTGCTTTATGTTCAAACTGGTTTTAATAATGACACTATTAGTGGGGCATTGGTGACTGGAATTTCAGGTATCCGCAGTAGCACTATTTTTCATAACAAAGGGGGCTATGTTGCGAATATTCGTGAAGGGATGGTTCTGAATAATAATACAATCATTAAAAATGCTGCTGGGCTATATCTACAGTCTTTAAATTTCAAAGTAACCACAGAAGAAGATGTCAATGGAGAGAAAAAAGAAACGGTCAAAGAATATCCTAGTTCTTATGTCTCTAATAGTATTTTGGTTTCGAATGGAAATACCAACTGTGCAAACACATCAGATGATACGACCATTGTTCAAAGCAATTTAACCACATCAGATTGTGATCGTAATGCAGAAAAACGTTTACCAAACTTTATGTGGAATCAGAATGATCCTGAACAAGCTTTGATTGCTGGTGGTACAAATGATGAAGGGATTTGTGCAGCGCCACCAGCGAAGGGGTTGCTGTGCCCTTACTCTATTCCGAAAGATCAAATGCTTGGTTTCTTTAAACCACGTTTATTGACCTCTTATAAGCTGTTGTCAGATTCACTCATTGTCAATAAAGGGCGTATTTATAGTGATGGTACAACTTTCAGTACAGCGAATTGTGAAGCTACAGATCAACGCGGGAAAAGCCGTACAGGTTTTAATGAATTATGTGATTTGGGCGCGGTTGAATTAATTGTTAATCGTGGTGAAATTCCAATTGTTGGTCAAGATATTTTGTACGGGCAAGTGGCTAAGTTTAGTATAGCGGATAGCTTGTTAGATGGTGAATTACTGGATCCTGCAACATGTGAAGCACAACTTGGTAAGCGTTCAGATGGTCAGCCTTGGAAAGTAGGTTGTTTAGAGGTTGTACAAACACAAACTCCATCTAAAGGCAAAACCAGCATTGATCAGGATGGCAATGTGACTTATGTACCTGATAGTGATTGGCATGGTGCTGATAAGTTTAATTTACGGGTAATGACAACTACGACTCGTTTTAATGATGTATCAAACTATTTTATTGATATTCCAGCAACAATTGTACAAGATCCACCGAATACCTTTAAAAGTAAAACAGTGAGTACGGGTAGCTTTGGAATGGGTGCGATCTTGATGTTACTTGGATTGGTAGGATTGCGCCGCTTTAAATCATAA
- a CDS encoding CSLREA domain-containing protein has product MRHYKKTILATMVMATMPLLAATSSTPIKVTTFVDEDGENPSACSLREALKTAETRVAYGGCEVTDTLSSTQKVIQLEKGVYTLKRELTPNVNVAIWGATPADWQEKNVLLNDVVNQYPAQIPLQTTIKAENSRIFNTTLGTKALSLSNVILTGGRTADRGGAIYAGADVVLQSSQILDSQAKEGGAVFLAGPSTTLTLTKSLIQGNQADKGSVLSMSCFNDVTYAKRTLNLTSNSFIANGSGNSNSMIEFCGESTATLTTNTIAKNIVNSSSGNLIKFTGDTKPGTEENNNSSILSNASSITLTSNTIVENQAFTTLLYDKIGGKILTYNVLAYNGGTNSYACRYLFGDVSSQENVGFAIAYNALALKEGGSTSPVNNVCDVPKDSLKNNTTNLNVSNINIGTLLSPLQKASAYTAFLPIYYPKKNVTEIEVKVDDKTTTKIVGLLDVDGIGCSTTDQRGLARIVDGTLYYNPEASNRCDIGSIELMRFTAGDLQDLTNASISSAMSTYQTQYDFFDNLVKNPNNPDFLTYYKSRLDQYQNLLQYTKANLKYRAIYIDLSNYQLPLPQDTEQADGSYKLEFFNPDLYNVTTEALGKGQINDTVTDIDASDKENLVCSWNKDLQQIIFYRKDDSITQAGDKIFCKYTITSKSNPSISSSGLIRAAFVNIAPVATDTSLTFKYQEKQKLSLNLLNFANDHGDTGEGGTGPEKNPNKSQFWKNAEGIELPIRLTNVPTKDLSITADRQGACPAPDEKETCYGGNIYVQEVNAFNPFNFSFNYQVYDADGVSSNSATVRTISTATTTDDTRSASSGGGSFGFYSIFGLFGLLAYRRFKK; this is encoded by the coding sequence ATGAGACATTATAAAAAAACAATTTTAGCAACCATGGTTATGGCGACAATGCCGTTGTTAGCGGCAACTAGTAGTACGCCAATTAAAGTCACTACGTTTGTAGATGAAGATGGTGAAAATCCTTCTGCTTGTTCATTACGTGAAGCCTTAAAAACAGCTGAAACACGCGTTGCTTATGGTGGCTGTGAAGTAACCGATACCTTATCGAGTACGCAGAAAGTTATTCAGCTTGAAAAAGGGGTATATACACTTAAAAGAGAGTTAACACCGAATGTCAACGTTGCAATTTGGGGAGCTACACCAGCTGATTGGCAGGAAAAAAATGTTCTATTAAATGATGTTGTAAATCAATATCCTGCACAGATTCCTTTGCAAACAACGATTAAAGCTGAGAATTCACGGATTTTTAATACAACATTAGGGACGAAAGCTCTTAGTCTCAGTAATGTAATTTTGACAGGTGGGCGAACGGCAGATCGGGGGGGAGCGATTTATGCAGGCGCTGATGTTGTCTTGCAAAGTAGTCAAATTTTAGACTCTCAGGCAAAAGAGGGTGGTGCGGTTTTTTTGGCTGGACCATCGACAACATTAACTTTAACGAAAAGCTTGATTCAGGGAAATCAGGCTGATAAAGGTAGTGTTTTGTCTATGAGCTGTTTTAATGATGTGACATATGCAAAACGTACCCTCAATTTAACCTCAAACAGTTTTATCGCAAATGGTTCTGGAAATTCAAATAGTATGATTGAGTTTTGCGGGGAATCAACTGCGACATTAACAACTAATACGATTGCAAAAAATATTGTCAATTCCTCATCTGGTAATTTAATTAAATTTACAGGTGATACTAAGCCAGGAACTGAAGAAAATAATAACTCCAGTATTTTAAGTAATGCAAGTAGTATAACTTTAACTAGTAATACTATTGTTGAGAACCAAGCTTTTACAACTCTGCTATATGATAAAATTGGTGGAAAAATATTAACCTATAATGTTCTTGCTTATAATGGTGGAACGAATAGTTATGCTTGTCGATATTTGTTTGGTGATGTTTCAAGTCAAGAAAATGTTGGTTTTGCTATTGCCTATAATGCACTTGCATTAAAAGAAGGAGGTTCTACATCTCCAGTTAATAATGTCTGTGATGTTCCTAAAGATTCGCTTAAAAATAATACAACCAATCTTAATGTAAGTAATATTAATATTGGAACATTGTTAAGTCCGTTACAAAAAGCTTCTGCTTATACCGCATTTCTACCAATCTATTACCCAAAGAAAAATGTGACTGAAATAGAAGTTAAGGTGGATGATAAGACCACTACAAAAATAGTTGGTTTATTAGATGTTGATGGAATAGGTTGTAGCACAACAGACCAACGTGGTTTGGCTCGTATTGTAGATGGGACTTTGTATTATAATCCTGAGGCAAGCAATCGTTGTGATATTGGTTCAATTGAATTAATGCGCTTTACAGCGGGTGATTTACAAGATTTGACTAATGCCTCTATTAGTAGTGCAATGTCAACTTATCAAACTCAATATGACTTCTTTGATAATTTAGTCAAAAATCCAAATAATCCTGATTTTTTAACTTACTATAAATCTCGTTTGGATCAATATCAAAACCTATTGCAATATACCAAAGCTAATTTGAAATATCGTGCAATTTATATTGATTTAAGTAACTATCAATTACCATTACCTCAAGATACTGAGCAAGCTGATGGTAGTTATAAATTAGAATTTTTTAATCCTGATTTATATAATGTCACGACAGAAGCTCTTGGCAAAGGTCAAATTAATGATACTGTTACAGATATTGATGCAAGTGACAAAGAAAATTTAGTATGTTCTTGGAATAAAGACCTTCAGCAAATTATTTTTTATCGTAAGGATGATAGTATTACCCAGGCTGGAGACAAGATTTTCTGTAAATATACGATCACCTCAAAGTCTAATCCAAGTATAAGTTCATCTGGTTTAATTCGTGCAGCTTTCGTAAATATTGCACCTGTTGCAACTGACACATCTTTAACTTTTAAATATCAGGAAAAGCAAAAGCTAAGCCTGAATTTATTAAATTTTGCCAATGATCATGGTGATACAGGAGAAGGTGGAACTGGCCCAGAAAAAAATCCAAATAAATCTCAATTTTGGAAGAATGCAGAAGGTATTGAGTTACCAATTCGTTTAACGAATGTCCCGACGAAAGATTTGAGTATTACAGCGGATCGTCAAGGCGCTTGTCCTGCACCAGATGAAAAAGAGACTTGTTATGGTGGAAATATTTATGTTCAGGAAGTAAATGCGTTTAACCCATTTAACTTTTCATTTAACTACCAAGTCTATGATGCTGACGGCGTATCATCGAATTCAGCTACAGTGCGAACCATTAGTACAGCAACTACAACTGATGATACCCGCTCTGCGAGCAGCGGTGGTGGTAGTTTCGGTTTCTATTCTATATTTGGGTTATTCGGATTGTTAGCTTATCGTCGCTTTAAAAAATAA
- a CDS encoding DnaA regulatory inactivator Hda, translated as MRQLQLDIEPQLDARISDFSGPGWGPVVDAVRQLHAGLVNRFYVYGGAGTGKSHLLSAICDSYLELGRPAIKVSLLELLDAPIEAITSLEFYDLVALDDIDAISGVPHWQKAVFHLINNHEGQLVFSSRVAPIELKLELPDLQSRLTQAVSVKVPNGSSYIDRQALLQSVMTRRGIHFDQQIVDYLLMNGPHQASILLQTLAQLEKMLKGEKTKLSNTTLKQIYALIDEYRQ; from the coding sequence ATGCGTCAACTACAACTGGATATAGAACCTCAACTCGATGCCCGAATCAGTGATTTTTCGGGGCCGGGATGGGGACCTGTGGTTGATGCAGTTCGGCAGTTACATGCAGGTTTAGTCAATCGTTTTTATGTTTATGGGGGAGCTGGCACAGGTAAAAGTCATTTGCTCTCAGCGATCTGTGATTCATATCTTGAGTTGGGTCGTCCAGCAATTAAAGTCTCATTATTAGAATTATTAGATGCGCCGATTGAAGCGATTACTTCCTTAGAGTTTTATGATTTAGTCGCGTTGGATGATATTGATGCAATTAGTGGTGTCCCGCACTGGCAAAAAGCCGTTTTTCATTTAATCAATAATCATGAAGGTCAATTGGTTTTTTCCTCTCGTGTTGCACCCATTGAATTAAAGTTAGAATTGCCAGATTTACAATCTAGACTGACTCAAGCCGTCAGTGTCAAAGTGCCGAATGGCAGTTCCTATATCGATCGACAAGCCTTATTACAATCGGTGATGACGCGTCGAGGTATCCATTTTGATCAACAGATTGTTGATTATTTATTAATGAATGGACCGCATCAGGCATCCATTTTATTACAGACACTGGCTCAACTTGAAAAAATGCTGAAAGGCGAAAAAACCAAACTCTCAAATACAACGCTTAAGCAAATTTACGCTTTAATTGATGAATATCGTCAATAG
- the purM gene encoding phosphoribosylformylglycinamidine cyclo-ligase: MSNSTSTPNTGLSYKDAGVDIEAGDALVDRIKSVAKRTTRPEVMGGLGGFGALCKIPKGYEEPVLVSGTDGVGTKLRLALNLNRHDTIGQDLVAMCVNDLLVCGAEPLFFLDYYATGHLNVDVAADVVTGIGKGCELAGCALVGGETAEMPGMYEGEDYDLAGFAVGVVEHSKIIDGTKVKSGDVLLGVASSGAHSNGYSLLRKILDVKNVDLTQIVDGRPLADVAMEPTRIYVKPVLELCKQVDVHAMAHITGGGLPGNLPRVLPNGAQAVIDESSWEWSELFQLLQREGNVERFEMYRTFNCGVGMVIAVDANEADKAIDLLNTQGEKAWKIGYIQENAESVEGADEKIRVIFA, from the coding sequence ATGAGCAACTCAACTTCTACCCCAAATACTGGTTTAAGCTATAAAGATGCTGGCGTCGACATTGAAGCGGGAGACGCATTGGTCGATCGTATCAAATCTGTCGCTAAACGCACCACTCGTCCTGAAGTAATGGGCGGTCTTGGTGGCTTTGGTGCCCTATGCAAAATTCCAAAAGGTTATGAAGAACCTGTATTGGTATCAGGAACAGACGGCGTAGGAACTAAATTACGTTTAGCACTGAACCTCAACCGTCATGACACGATTGGTCAAGATCTCGTTGCAATGTGTGTAAACGACTTACTTGTTTGTGGTGCTGAGCCATTATTCTTCCTCGACTACTATGCAACTGGTCATTTGAATGTTGATGTTGCAGCAGATGTCGTAACAGGGATTGGTAAAGGTTGTGAACTTGCTGGTTGTGCATTGGTCGGTGGTGAAACTGCTGAAATGCCTGGCATGTATGAAGGTGAAGATTACGATCTTGCTGGTTTTGCTGTTGGTGTTGTAGAACACAGTAAAATTATCGATGGAACTAAAGTGAAGTCTGGTGACGTACTTCTTGGTGTAGCATCTAGTGGTGCACACTCAAATGGTTACTCATTATTGCGTAAAATTTTAGATGTTAAGAATGTAGACTTAACTCAAATCGTCGATGGTCGTCCACTTGCCGACGTGGCAATGGAACCAACACGCATCTATGTAAAACCAGTACTTGAACTTTGCAAACAAGTTGATGTTCATGCTATGGCACATATCACTGGCGGTGGCTTACCGGGTAACTTACCACGTGTACTTCCAAATGGTGCTCAAGCTGTCATTGATGAATCAAGCTGGGAATGGTCTGAATTATTCCAGTTGTTACAACGTGAAGGCAACGTAGAACGCTTTGAAATGTACCGCACCTTTAACTGTGGCGTAGGTATGGTGATTGCAGTTGATGCAAATGAAGCAGACAAAGCGATTGATCTATTAAATACTCAAGGCGAAAAAGCATGGAAAATTGGTTATATCCAAGAAAATGCTGAATCAGTTGAAGGCGCAGACGAAAAAATTCGCGTGATCTTTGCATAA
- a CDS encoding alpha/beta hydrolase has translation MKPLIHFAHANGVPSKVYQKLFDQLKDQYDIIYVAEIGNDKRYPITHGWMHLVDQIIDSIVQQAQGRKVIGLGHSLGSVLTLMAAYRRPELFSQVIMLDPPLIIGKASFVFHLAKIFKPKLVDKITPAGLSVRRRDHWESREQAAELLGSRGFYQHFDPDCFQAYIDYALTDDPQNGGVTLTIAKEDEVAMFRTTPSMWWLPMPKPPVPVHLVVGQDSIFLKEKFPQVAKKKLGIPFSVMDGGHMFPLEHPMETVEKIKSLVV, from the coding sequence ATGAAACCTTTGATTCATTTTGCCCATGCCAATGGTGTTCCATCTAAAGTTTATCAAAAGCTGTTTGATCAATTAAAAGATCAATACGACATTATCTATGTTGCAGAAATTGGAAATGACAAGCGCTATCCAATTACCCATGGTTGGATGCACTTAGTCGATCAGATTATTGATAGCATTGTGCAGCAAGCACAAGGGCGTAAAGTGATTGGCTTGGGGCATTCATTGGGTTCAGTTTTGACACTGATGGCTGCTTATCGCCGTCCTGAACTATTTTCACAAGTCATCATGCTTGATCCACCACTCATTATTGGTAAGGCTTCTTTTGTTTTTCATCTTGCTAAAATCTTTAAACCTAAATTAGTGGATAAAATCACCCCAGCTGGTTTGTCTGTGCGTCGTCGTGATCATTGGGAGTCGCGTGAGCAAGCTGCTGAGCTGCTAGGTTCGAGAGGTTTTTATCAGCACTTTGATCCAGATTGCTTTCAAGCTTATATCGACTATGCCCTGACAGATGACCCACAAAATGGTGGTGTCACACTGACCATTGCGAAAGAGGATGAAGTGGCAATGTTTAGGACTACGCCATCCATGTGGTGGTTACCGATGCCAAAACCTCCTGTACCTGTACATTTGGTTGTGGGGCAAGACAGTATTTTCTTAAAAGAAAAATTCCCGCAAGTGGCGAAAAAGAAATTGGGTATTCCTTTTTCTGTAATGGATGGCGGACATATGTTCCCATTAGAGCATCCGATGGAAACAGTAGAGAAAATTAAAAGTTTAGTGGTTTAA